In Mercenaria mercenaria strain notata chromosome 13, MADL_Memer_1, whole genome shotgun sequence, a single window of DNA contains:
- the LOC123529801 gene encoding melatonin receptor type 1A-like, giving the protein MDIFMNSSMDIHVTRNITPPIIKGTGELHYRRYEFVTLRPEIAIPTLVVLFLATVIGTGGNIITLLVFARRRIMRNIESIFLINLVLSDLYVTSVADPMSIIAKIEGEDFFAEVPGLCQIVASLCTVSCVTSLMTIGLMSVNRFFYICMHEKYERLFTKRKCICICISLYIVGGFLVLLNAANVGDHGFDSKSLECIWDRMATYPYTVVFSITLVWIPSIIISICYLKIYLYVRAHKKRMREKYVSSKLRSFHLAKTIFFIYIVFVTCWAPYALLLVVDSNNTFPHEIHVFITMFAHLHPSINWFIYYKTNKKLAAAYRNLFQRCKIVSSDTDSSTDGLSSSKSKTSKQTPIEHSTDTLL; this is encoded by the exons ATGGATATATTCATGAATTCATCTATGGATATTCACGTTACTCGTAACATTACTCCACCAATAATAAAAGGAACTGGTGAATTACATTACAGACGATACGAATTCGTAACACTGAGACCGGAAATAGCAATTCCAACGTTAGTAGTTTTGTTTCTTGCTACGGTGATTGGAACTGGAGGAAATATTATCACGTTGTTGGTTTTTGCTAGAAGAAGAATCATGAGAAATATAGAGAGTATATTCTTGATAAATTTGGTGTTATCGGACCTATATGTGACCTCAGTGGCTGATCCTATGAGCATAATTG caaAAATTGAAGGAGAAGACTTTTTCGCTGAAGTACCGGGATTATGCCAAATAGTCGCCAGCTTGTGTACCGTTTCCTGTGTGACGTCATTGATGACGATAGGCCTAATGAGCGTCAACCgtttcttttacatttgtatGCACGAGAAATATGAACGTTTATTTACTAAAcgtaaatgtatttgtatatgtatttctCTATATATCGTCGGAGGATTTCTTGTACTGCTCAACGCAGCTAATGTTGGTGACCATGgctttgacagcaaaagtctggAATGTATTTGGGACCGAATGGCAACATATCCGTATACAGTAGTTTTCTCAATAACTTTGGTTTGGATACCTTCAATTATCATAAGCATTTGTTACTTGAAAATATATCTGTATGTAAGAGCCCATAAAAAACGGATGCGTGAAAAATATGTGTCTTCAAAGTTAAGGAGCTTTCACTTAGCAAAAacgatatttttcatttatattgtgTTTGTAACATGCTGGGCACCATATGCTCTACTTTTAGTGGTGGATTCAAACAATACGTTTCCGCACGAAATTCACGTGTTCATAACAATGTTTGCTCACTTACATCCTTCTATTAATTGGTTTATCTATTACAAGACAAATAAAAAACtcgctgctgcttacagaaaccTGTTCCAGCGATGTAAAATAGTTAGTTCCGATACGGACAGTAGCACAGACGGATTGTCATCCAGCAAGTCTAAAACCTCAAAGCAAACTCCGATTGAACATAGTACAGATACATTGTTATAG
- the LOC123530327 gene encoding melatonin receptor type 1B-like: protein MSDYSDLNSSHTNSSYPKLMKGGENLYGRFEFLELNPGITITSLVFISIASVVGTFGNILTLLVMAPRCKTKGNVENIFIVNLAMSDIFVTSIADPMSIIAKIEGEEFFNRIPGLCQTIASICTVSCVTSLMTIGLMSVNRYVYICAHEKYDRLFTKWNCIGMSMSLYFIGGLLVLLNVADIGDHGYDRKSLECIWDRMATYPYTVVYSVTLVWIPSIIIGICYLKIYLYVKVHSRRVADQIQSGASKPLRSYHLAKTLFIIYAVFITCWVPYALLIVIDAHDSFPHELHVSITVFAHLHPSLNWLIYYVTNKKFEDAYKQFFRRCLPGRANSVVPNVHA, encoded by the exons ATGTCTGATTACTCTGACTTGAATTCTTCACATACGAATTCATCATATCCGAAATTGATGAAAGGCGGTGAAAATCTATATGGACGCTTTGAGTTCTTGGAATTAAATCCGGGTATAACAATTACGAGTTTGGTATTTATTTCTATAGCGTCTGTTGTCGGCACGTTCGGAAATATTCTTACACTGTTAGTGATGGCACCAAGATGTAAAACAAAGGGAAATGtggaaaacattttcattgtcaATTTAGCAATGTCTGACATCTTTGTAACATCTATAGCTGATCCAATGAGTATTATTG CGAAGATAGAAGGGGAAGAATTTTTCAACCGCATTCCAGGGCTTTGTCAGACGATTGCCAGCATATGCACCGTTTCCTGTGTGACGTCACTTATGACAATTGGATTGATGAGTGTCAACCGGTACGTCTATATATGTGCACATGAAAAATATGATCGACTATTCACGAAATGGAACTGCATCGGTATGTCCATGTCGCTATATTTCATTGGAGGTTTATTGGTTCTGTTAAATGTAGCGGACATTGGTGATCATGGATATGACAGGAAAAGTTTGGAATGCATTTGGGATCGCATGGCAACCTACCCATATACCGTAGTTTACTCAGTAACACTAGTATGGATTCCGTCCATTATAATTGGTATTTGttacttgaaaatatatttgtatgtcaAAGTACATTCAAGACGTGTTGCAGACCAAATTCAGTCAGGTGCATCTAAGCCATTAAGAAGTTATCATTTGGCAAAAACGCTTTTTATCATATATGCAGTATTCATAACATGCTGGGTGCCGTATGCATTATTGATAGTGATTGATGCACACGACAGTTTCCCACATGAGCTTCATGTCAGCATCACAGTGTTTGCACATCTTCATCCATCACTAAACTGGCTGATCTACTACGTCACAAACAAGAAATTTGAAGACGCTTACAAACAATTTTTTCGCAGATGTCTCCCAGGTCGAGCAAACTCTGTTGTACCTAATGTACATGCGTGA